The DNA sequence AGTAAacaaaagaatttcttaaacaaCCCcacatgtgtatatatatgtatttaatgCTAAAAGTGTTCATTTTTTTCTGACTTCCCAACCAAACTCAGTAGCCAAATCTACCTTAACATTACTCCCAATTTGAGTTGTCTCATTCTCCACCAATCCCACTTCTCCAGCTGGTGAAGTACTACAACTCTGCACCACAAAATTTCTTCTACTGAATTCCTTAGACTTACTCAAATTGCTTCTTTTACTAAAAAGTGAGAATCCATAGGAAGACCCTGTACGGATTTCTAGTGATGTGTTAGGACAACTCCTTAGCAAATGAGTCATATATGCATACATGTATATAGTACTATTTGTTTAGATCTTTTATTACTGAAATAATAGTCATATAATGAAGGTAGTTTGTTTTGTActttggtgttttttttttttttttgagttaagTTTAGTGTTGTGTTTGGTTGGAATGGTAATGATAATGAGATAGAGGTATAGAATAAAATGGAGAGAAGAATGAAAATGATGTAGGACTTGATTGACCCAGTATTGTTCGTACAACTTCAGATAATTTTTGTAAAGAGtgtaagagaaagagagagagagaaaaaggacTTTTGAAACCATAATGACTTTCAAAACTTTtaagtgtgtatatatataggagTGTGTGTCTCTTCTACCTCATTCTTTTTGTTAAGTGAAACCAGAAGAAGAACCAGCCTGTCTGAAAAAGCAATATCCCACAAGGCAGTATATATAggttttagttttgttgaggCATTTGTGGTGGTTCTTTACTAATAATATTGTTCCGGCTTATAAAATTATATCTCAATCTTTTCTTCTTTAgtgatttttgttttctttctctctctctttcttgcaCTTatcgtaaaaaaaattattctataatattaataatttcaaCCTCTTCCCTATCACTAGCTAGGATATGTTACATAGTGTTACATTTCTTGAAATTGATATGGATATCAAAATCAAGATTCATATTATGTTGATGAGTTTAACCCAGATAACTAATATGACTTcagtgtcattttcttattgagtGAAGGAAAATTGTCAAACTTGAATATACTTTTCACAAGGCTCAAAATTATAAGAAGATTCTCAGATAAAATTCTGAACATCCTATGATTGTTGCTTGTGAAAAACAGGGACAATGCTATTTTCATTAATATAAAACACATGTTTTTAGTTGGTTCCTGGGTCTTTTCAACAAGTCTGATATGAAATATCATAATCCAATTTCACAAAATTATGTTGTATTGTAGTATGATATTTAGTCTTCATGTTAATTTAGTGAAGCAATAACATAAATTATGTATGTTGTGAGTATTTTGGATTATAAACTCGATACTATGCAAACTTTTAGAAGTTAAGATTTTAATCAATATTTAGATTATACTATTATGTGTTAAGgagtttttattgttgtttaaattattgattcttgaaaaattattatCAAATTTGCAATTATTTGTTGTGACAAGTATATATATAGGAATGGTAAAAGAGATATCGTGTCAGACTGTGTTAATGCCAGGTTGAGCCTGACCATGCCCAATTGACAttcctatatatatgtatattttactctttataattatttattattgttaatttttttttagaaaattatatgaaaaataataaataaaaattattttgaacatttaaaaagaaaaaaaaatattaaattattagtattattttttttaaaaaaataattattattgcaaaaaaaaaaaaaaattgtcacatTCCATTCCTATGTAATCCTCATATTCCTAGGCATCATCATAATATTACTGCACATAACCAAACACAGTATTGTTGCTTTCCTAGGTTTATAATTCCCTTCATCACTCTGTTATCAATGTTAAACCTATTCCTATGAAATGAAACCTGCATACCAAACGGCCCCTAAAAGATGGTGTTATTACTCTGGGTCTTGCACATCCAAACTAGGTTTCGTCCATTGGTAAATCCTGTTGCAGTTGAGCTTCCATGGAGAAATAAATAATCAACTCGTGTTTCACATTTACACTCAATATTCCATTTAGTAATTTGAATTATGATGCTCTAATTCTTTTATGCACTCTTTGACCTCAAATAAACGGGGTTCAAAATCAAAATTCAAACACAAATTATGATACATCTATGAATggttggtttgaatttttttgttGGGTAGATGTATAGTTCATTCACTTGACCCATAAACCGAACAAGATTTTTAGATTTAGGGCATTATTCCTTCAAAATTTTCTCCTTAAACCCTAGTCCTTTTCTTCTCCAAATATTTTTTGCTCTATTTAACTTATTCCCGGGTATTTTCATATAAGTAGTTGCAACCTGAAGTTGTAACAAAGCGATTTCACTTATATGCATAATAACAAcacttttttctttctctcactctctctctctctgtctgtctctctctctctatatatatatctcgcTCTTTctctgtatatatatgtgtgtggctttctctctccctctctgtCAGATTTATTTATGTTTCCTTTATTCTCTGATTTGAGAATGAAAAATGAGAACAGCATGAAGATGATGACATGAGTAGCTTATCAGAGAGAGGAAGGTTTTTTACTATTACAAGTATgattttttcttgtatttttctGATTTAGGATTTTCAAAGTTTGAGATAATTTCTCCTTAGCTTTTTCTaggattttaaatttaatctcttatttgggttttgatttgggttttgGGTTTAATCTCTCTGAAATAAGATTTTGGTCTTTTAGATTTTAGTTTTCCGATTGTGCATAAATCTCcttctctttttattttgatttcatatgttgttttatgtaattttcttttgatgttagtatatatattctattctgttatatatatatatgtgtttgtaGAAATGACTCAATCACTTTTCATGCATGTATGCATGAATCTATGTAGTTTCTGATTTGCTTGCTTGTGGTTGATTCACATAATGTATTTGCTAGAGATTAGTGGTGAGAATAATTTATGTTACCCAAGTCTATTTTAAGTCCCTCTGAAGAATATAGTGTTAAAGTTAGAGCCAATATATGTGGAAGAATGAAGAATGGATTTGCCACTGCAAATCAATCATTGATGAACTCTCATGCTTCATCTCATCACCCACTGTAAATTTTTAGGCTACAATTTTAGTGATATTATTGTGATTGCTTTGTCTTTtgacaatttatatttatatatgactGATATGTTTCCTATGATCAAAAGTAGAAGGAATAGTCTTGGAAGGGGTTTTTCAAAAGTAGAAGGAATAGTCTTGGAAGGGGTTTTTCAAAAGTAGAAGGAATAGAGAGAAGGGGATGGGGTTTGAGAGCAAGATTTAATTATCATATAATAGGGAATTATCTGGTTACCTTGCTTTGGTATAGTGGCCTCTTTGAGCAATAACAGGTTTCAAAATGCATCATTATTTAAAGTAGGCCCTTTTTAgtaattagtattttgtaagGATTAATGATAAAATATTTGTTGCCGCTTTAGACTCGTTTACCCAACTCAGTGAGCCTAGAGCCTATAACTTGAGCTTTTCTTCTCCACATTTGATCATTGTATTCCTAATCTCCATAATATTGTAATGATTGGAATCTCTTTTGGTTCGTTCTAATAgtcttgtaatttttattttgttttaggaATTTTATGAATAGTCTTATATTTACATGTAGATTAAATAAATAGTAAGAATAGATAGTGAAGTGTTTATTATGACAATGACGAAGCTTTTATTTAGACTCAAAAACATGAAGAAAAAGACATATTTCAATGGAGATGAAGAGATTCTCGAAGTAAAAATACTATTATACAAAGCACTATTGTACAAAATTGACGATTGCTAggacttttttaatattttattcaagATTGGAAATAGttcatatgtttattttattttatgatgtATGGTCTTGTCGGTTTTGTGTTATCTCATAGATAATTTATGATTTCTGAGATTTCAAATTACTTTATTATTGTAAGATGTtaatgtgtattttttatttagaaaaaaaaaaaatcaaaattcatattttttgtttttaaaattgaaaaacaaaaatgattacaaaataaatttatattttttgtttttaaaattagaaaacaaaagtagttataaaacacacttttattttttgtttttaaaattaaaaaacaaaaggatttatagaacacatttttgtttttcaaaatcaaaatatttaaaacaaaattctacttttaattttgtgattaaaaaattaaaaaataaaagtgttatcAAATTCTACGTTAGTGTGTTATTTTCTTTAGTTAATTTTGATTAGATTATTGATTCCTCATTTACCTATTCGAAAGTTCCCTCCCTTCTGAGTAAACATGGAAACTGAATCCGAGAAGATGAGATCAGAAACGGAGAAACAATGGAGCCGATATTCAAAACGAAATTGGTCATTGCAAGACTTTGAGATCGGAAAACCACTTGGCAAGGGAAAGTTCGGCCGAGTCTATCTCGCCCGAGAAATTAAGGTGCTCAAATATAATCCCCCAATTTTCAAAactcatatatgtatattttttaatattataaattattttgaaaaatggtGGAGCAGAGCAAATACATAGTAGCATTGAAGATTATATTCAAGGAGCAAATGGAGAAGCATTCGATGCACAATCAACTCAAGCGTGAAATGGAAATTCAGACCAGTCTTAGGCATCCCAACGTTCTTCGACTCTATGGCTGGTTTCACGATTCTCAACGCATCTTCTTAATTCTCGAGTATGCTCATCGGGGCGAGCTCTATGGGGAGCTTAGAAAAAATGGCCATTTCTCTGAAAACCAAGCCGCTAcggtactaaatcatgtcatgttatttttatgttttatgcttctttttcaagcttaatattcttattttttttacattatttatttattgtttgtaGTATATTTTAAGCCTTACACAAGCACTGGCGTATTGTCACCAGAAGCATGTAATTCATAGAGATATAAAGCCAGAGAATTTGTTGCTTGACCATCAGGTACTGCCTACTCACAGTTTCTGTCATTTGGATTTATAATTTGGTAGTGTGCTTTTACCTAATTACTTCAATTTAATGATCACATAATCTAACTTTGCAGGGTCGGTTGAAAATCGCAGACTTCGGATGGTCTGTTCAGTCAAGTAGCAAGAGGCATACCATGTGTGGAACGTTGGATTACTTAGCACCAGAAATGGTTGAGAATAAAGCTCATGATTACGCTGTTGATAATTGGACTTTGGGTATTCTTTGTTATGAGTTTCTATATGGGGCACCTCCATTTGAGGCTGCAACTCAAAGAGATACATTTAGAAGGTAACACAAATAACTTGTTTACTTGTAAGTTCATTACCTGGATAGTTAGTAAATAGTCATAATCTTGTCTAGTGTGGATTAATAAAAAGGTGGGTAattgatgtttttttttatgcttTATGAAACTACAGAATAGTGCAAGTTGATTTGTGCTTCCCTCCTACACCTAATGTTTCTCAAGAAGCCAAAAATCTCATTAGCAGGGTGAGTTTGCGGACCTGACTATGTTTTTTGATGGTGTCTGctttttaaaatagaatttatatcatCAATAAAACGATTTGAGGTGTAattttatgtgtaatttttttgttgcagCTTCTAGTAAGAGAATCCTCAAAGAGACTCTCTCTGCGGAATATTATGGAGCACCCTTGGATTATCAGGTTTGCCAATTCTAGTGGTATTTGCAATAACTAGCATTTCCGTTCTTGATGGATGTTCCAAAAGTGGGTTACAGGTTCTGTTTATGTAGTATTTTAGTCAGAAGGTAATGGAACTTCTTAATCACaatcctttcttttttttttttttttgctttcaaAGATCAATATTATGCCTTGTGATTTCGTAAAACTATGTAAAATTTGATGTATTCAGCAATGACATACGTATACGATCTTATGTCAAATATTTTGTAACTACTGAGAGCAGACACTGGACTAATGTGAACCTACACACGAAATCATCAACAAAAAAACATGTATGAAAAAAGTTTGATGGTTAATTGTATCCATGGATTAAGTTCTACCAATCAAAGATCCTCGACCAAAATTATGTCTGATGGTAGTTTTTTGCCAATGAATTATTATGTAATTTATCTAACTGCCTAATCATTTACTTGAAAGACGATATTTTATTGATCAAGAGCAAGTACAATAAACTTTAGCTGAAAAACAAACATAATGATTACTATGTTGCTCAAATGTAGAGCACCAAATTTTTTAATGGTCATTTTCTCGGAGCAGAAAGATTTTAATATCACAAATTATAATGATGCTATTACCCAAATTTTAGTATGGGTTATACATTATACTGAAGAAAACTATAGTTACACTTGATAAACACATCAAAGGTGTGTTTGAACCTGAGCGACGCCAATTTTAAATTCAACATTTTTGCTTTTATCTCTAATCTTACCTTATTTTCTAATAGAGGAACATAATAGCTTTTGAGAGTGGTAACATTCCacaataaatattcaaaaaCAAACCACGAATTAGATGGTTACTTATATGACTAGACCCTTATAAAGATGTATACAAAGTTTTGCCAGATCAAGATAACCTCTACCTCTAGATATGGTAAAAGATATTCAGTATTTTGAATTTTCTCCTTTGATAAAGCTCGTATCAAAATGACTACAACATCCTCTATTCAAAAACGGAAAAATCAGAGGCACCCTTTTTTACACATTCAATTCCACTACATGACTGgttgaaaaagaacaaagtttaGAGAAATAAGCTTCAAGTTCTTGGTGTGTCATCTTAAGCAGGAAGCTTACTAATTGTGTAAGCAGCAACGCTAGTATCGGAAATAGTTGTATCACTGCTGCTGCTAGAATCACTTTTCTCTATGATGTTGGTCAACTGAGGGCTGTCTTGAATGGATATAGAGAGCTTCGTGTTTGGGCTCACAGGGTTGACCCGAGAGGGGATGGCTGTTGTTGGTGGACATCGAGCAGAATCTGTAGCAGCAGATGAAGCTGCGATGGCTGGGAGAGGTGGGAAAACCTTCACAAGCTTCTTGGCACCTCTATGCATATGGCGAGCACAATATTTCTGATCAGGGATAACATCCCGTCTGCATCGCCACTTCTTCCCATCTGTTCTCCTACACCTCCCCGGTTCAAGTTCTATGCCATTTCTATAGTCAGTGTGTAAGCCATTGCTTCTTAGGACTGAAAGAGTAACAAACACAAAATATAAATGTCTAAAGTCATAATAAAggctgaaaaatatttaataaaaggcTTTTAATCGCTTACAATGCTACCTTGTAGATGAAGAACACTTCTGGGAGAGAAACCCAAACCCTGTGACATATTACTGCAAGCATTTGTGTTATTGCTTCTTCCTATTGAGCCAAAATACTTGTCACTAACAACTTTCCCGGCATTGCCAGCACTCATGTTACTTTTAGTAATTGCAGCAATGTTAGTAGTAGTAATACATGGAGCAGTAACATTAGTAACCCTTTTCGTACAAAAGCTACTAGAGGGAGTAGCATTACCATGGCTAACACTAGTGACATTTGAGGACAAGGTGGTCATAAGTTGAAGACCAACAGAGACTGGAATGTTTGAACTTGATTTTTGTAGCGATTGGCTAACTGATTTCTCAGGTGTTTTGGTAATTGAAAGAGAAGTACCGATTTCAGCAACTTCCACAAGCTTTCTTGAACGTTGACGGCCTCTGTGCATGTGCTGCTCACAGTATTTTTGATCAAGAACTACATTTTTACTGCATCTCCATTTCTTCCCATCAGTTCTTCTGCACCTTCCTGGTTCAGGATCCACCATGTTTTTGCAGTAAAACCCTTGTGGGCTGAATCCTGTAActgaaaatattaaaacaaatgAAAAGAAATAAGAACAATCAATAAGCAAATTCGGTTTCAATTTCTGACATGCTTTTTAGCCTTTCACACAGGGCAGACACAAACTATTCTCAGAGATAAGGTAGTTCTGTTGAAACAAATGGCAAGATTTAATTTATTCTCCGCCAGAAGCAATTTACAGAAACAAGATGCAAGTAAGTAATATTTTGAATGATTTAGTACCTTATAATTCTTTTTTCTGGTACGAAAAACACTTTCAGCTAAAACTAATATAGAGCTATTTCAATTCCCAAAAGCATTAAAAAAGACAAAGCAAAATACCATTTTCATGCACAAATTCAGAGAAAAGAGACATGGCTTGCCTAACAACTTACACCTCAGCACTCAAAAATCTCTAAAGAGCCCATAAAAGACATGAATATAAGGATCTAACTTAAACCCACTTCTAATATTTTACAACTGAAATCGTACATGCAAACTTTTAAGAATTCAAAATGTACacttacacatatataaaacaaaaagataataaagaaaaaaaaagacttaCAGGGATATGGATTAAGTAGAGTAGTAGAAAGTGGAGGAAGCAGGGTCTTGGAAATGGTAGCAAGAAGGTGGAAAGGAACGGGGATACCGTTTACTATATGGCTGTAAATGAGAGATTGGTGTTTCAGCTGCAGCAATTGACCCCACGAGAACCCACAATTTCCCTCACACTTGATCAACGGCTTCACTCCACTAGACCTCTTCTCCTTCCCTCCATCTCCATGCATCACCACCGTCCATTGTTTCTCACTCCTCTTCCGCACCCGCAATACTCCACCTCcatataattaaatacaaatCATAAACACTGCTATGTATAAATAAACCCAAGACCCAACAAATATTCTAACAAAGAAAAAGTCTACGAAGAGAACATgaaaattaaatgcaatttaaaGAAGTATAATTAAGTTCCCACAGCAAAAGAGAAGAGGGGATAAATCATAaatggagagagagagtgagaaagataaaagagaaaaACCAGAGTGCGAAGAAGTTTTGGTTTGAAAGTCCATGATGAAAGTTGATGAAAGATGAGAGAGAATGATGAACCAGTCCAAAGATAATTACAGACTTTGTGTTTATGCGTGAGACAGTGGCagtgaaagaaagaaaaaataataaagctgAAGAAAAGACTAACACAAACAGATCTGAAACAACTGTGGTGGAGAGAGAGATTGTAATTGACTCAAGAAATGGAAAACACCCATTTCAAAAGCACAGCCCAACCAACCGCCCAATACACAAATACATACACtgatacacacacatatatgaTGTGTACGTACTCCATAGTCCATATTCATATGCTTTAGGTTGGAGACGGGGACAGAGGATTAAAGCTGAGTGTCAGTGTTTCTGCCAAATATTTTCCCACCTTTTTTAGCCTCATCTAGGCCACACAGTTATTTCTTCTGTTATTTAAAGCGCGTAGCGCGTGTGTGCTATAAACAAataatgaaagtaccaaaataaaacttaatcaATATTCACtttataaattttacaattacaacacaaataaaataaactaaaattatattaaattatacaaaaatatcaaataatattCATTAAAACCTCTAGATATGAGACTACCTAATAATTATCATTCTATACAATTGAAAATAACGAATTGAAAACATCAAATAAAAGATAGAAGAGAACAACAATGATTGAActtaaaattctattttttctcttcaattttcGTTTCTTCAAAGTTACCTCCTGAAAAGCtcttttgaatttttgaaatcagAATTTAAAAACTCTAATGGACCTCTAAAAGCAGGCGCGCAACGATATAGCCATTTAAGTGCCGCGGCCTGAATACTTAGTTTTTGCACAGTAAGTTTTCTTGTGCGATGAGGGATAATatttttagtaataatttttttttgatattgcTCATAATTTGACCATTTAAGAtgttttaaaaaactaaaagagtTTATTCACAATATTTTTCTTGTAAGTGAACGAATCGTAATCAAAAATTCACTTGGAGCTTCAGATTTGATTTTCGATCACAAACGGAGCGTTTTGAACATCCAAAATTTAAAATCTTTGTGTTACTTTCTTTATAGTTGTTTTAACATACTTATACTTAGCTCATAGTGCAAGAAACTAAACTGAAAACATACAGATTTACAAGCTTCATTCAAACCCTGAAAACTCATTTCAGGCGACTATTGCTTTAGTTCCCTTgaactagggtaataaccttcACTATGAATTAAAGAATACACTATCCAGTTTCGATTACAATTACACCAAAAGTAATCTACAATTAATTCATACACGAATTACCCTACTAATTTGAACAAAAACAAATCAGAAAATCATCAAAGTAACCTTAGACTTCAAAAGCCAAGATTCCCTTGCTTCTATCTAGCTGAACTCTCTTCAGTAATGTaatctgaactcccttcagaCAAACATGATCCCTGATTCACCTTCAATCCAAGAAGATCCCATCAGTTGACTTGGAAGAAAAACCAGAAATACAAAGAAGGCAATTTTGCCCTAACAGAGCAAAACTACTAATCACCGAAGAAGAGTTAGTTAGAAAACCGATAATCCTTGTTTATATACTAATAACTCACAAGTTAACAAACTTTAACAGCTCAGCAACTAGAGAAGGACAGCTGTCCACGGTTTAAGATTACTAAGCTGACCTGTTAAAGAGAAATAATAGACAACATAGTTAGATGAAACTAACAACCAGACAAATGACCAAAGCAGCATAATTTACCACAAATAACATCTGGGTCTTACATATTTTATAATTCCAAATTCCATAATAAGTTCATCATTTCTGTCTCATTTAACATGTTTATTCTCATCTTTAAttcatattataaattttatcatttaaacttGAAATAAATAGAATATAAGCGTAATTATgcacaaaataaatatttttagacctcacggtcattatataaaatatttctcGTTATAGAAGAGATATCCACTATACAAATCCTCTTGTTAGTAAACGTTCATTTTGCAACATTATGGGCCAACAAAATTATAAGTTCTTAcattcttagaaaaaaaatcttcgATTTAGCACAAACACCATTAAGAGTGTTGATAACTACACTAGAGTCGCTTTTtacaattacataaaatatacaaaatgAATATAATCAATTGAAATACACATCTAAAACATTTTATAATATACATCTAAACTAGcctatcatatatatttattaattataaatacttttttaatattattaattataaataaattaaactaataataatactacttaaatataatattgaatattataattttgtaGTTAATATTAgtagaaaatataaaactaaaactatatttaaattttaataattttaaaaaatttctaatattattaaaatagtacataaatataattaaatatatattatttttacataTGAAAATTAAGTgagttgtttaaaaaaaaaaaaggattaacAGGGTACCTACGAATTTACAACACGATTTGAGGGGGAATGTGGGAATGGATGATGAT is a window from the Cannabis sativa cultivar Pink pepper isolate KNU-18-1 chromosome 1, ASM2916894v1, whole genome shotgun sequence genome containing:
- the LOC115706373 gene encoding serine/threonine-protein kinase Aurora-3 isoform X1 gives rise to the protein MKTVSFTYPKIISIGLSKLIRVNMETESEKMRSETEKQWSRYSKRNWSLQDFEIGKPLGKGKFGRVYLAREIKSKYIVALKIIFKEQMEKHSMHNQLKREMEIQTSLRHPNVLRLYGWFHDSQRIFLILEYAHRGELYGELRKNGHFSENQAATYILSLTQALAYCHQKHVIHRDIKPENLLLDHQGRLKIADFGWSVQSSSKRHTMCGTLDYLAPEMVENKAHDYAVDNWTLGILCYEFLYGAPPFEAATQRDTFRRIVQVDLCFPPTPNVSQEAKNLISRLLVRESSKRLSLRNIMEHPWIIRFANSSGICNN
- the LOC115706373 gene encoding serine/threonine-protein kinase Aurora-3 isoform X2 codes for the protein METESEKMRSETEKQWSRYSKRNWSLQDFEIGKPLGKGKFGRVYLAREIKSKYIVALKIIFKEQMEKHSMHNQLKREMEIQTSLRHPNVLRLYGWFHDSQRIFLILEYAHRGELYGELRKNGHFSENQAATYILSLTQALAYCHQKHVIHRDIKPENLLLDHQGRLKIADFGWSVQSSSKRHTMCGTLDYLAPEMVENKAHDYAVDNWTLGILCYEFLYGAPPFEAATQRDTFRRIVQVDLCFPPTPNVSQEAKNLISRLLVRESSKRLSLRNIMEHPWIIRFANSSGICNN
- the LOC115706371 gene encoding growth-regulating factor 9; translated protein: MDFQTKTSSHSGGVLRVRKRSEKQWTVVMHGDGGKEKRSSGVKPLIKCEGNCGFSWGQLLQLKHQSLIYSHIVNGIPVPFHLLATISKTLLPPLSTTLLNPYPFTGFSPQGFYCKNMVDPEPGRCRRTDGKKWRCSKNVVLDQKYCEQHMHRGRQRSRKLVEVAEIGTSLSITKTPEKSVSQSLQKSSSNIPVSVGLQLMTTLSSNVTSVSHGNATPSSSFCTKRVTNVTAPCITTTNIAAITKSNMSAGNAGKVVSDKYFGSIGRSNNTNACSNMSQGLGFSPRSVLHLQVLRSNGLHTDYRNGIELEPGRCRRTDGKKWRCRRDVIPDQKYCARHMHRGAKKLVKVFPPLPAIAASSAATDSARCPPTTAIPSRVNPVSPNTKLSISIQDSPQLTNIIEKSDSSSSSDTTISDTSVAAYTISKLPA